The Echinicola rosea genome has a segment encoding these proteins:
- a CDS encoding 6-bladed beta-propeller, giving the protein MKYCFIIFILIGLLGCSRKKETNERYSDEQISSLHLEKTRVLVSEKDSLIRIDLNQFYGKKNFDFQSLVKEVRLVPLETIEESLVDVIYKVLPTATNIYVYDRYKGGGIVIFDQKGKFVKRIPNGQGPGELSRLYDIDFDEENDQLIAYEHSFLSFYKPDGEFIRQERLPFGFYNIVATPNGYLISTLPDQGNGHFGELKDFTFWVTDKNFKVVSVALPSFYNNIHYSWYRYLYKNQKIMVTQKFNDTIYQYESEANRLQAKYLLDFQDKKLPQRYLEGNYEKFKRTLKNNDYYFFIGEYLDIGEFQVIYLENWYNNLRPIIYRNKKSGNLVGGTHGDIKISELPPIIFPKSAYGNELISWYIPNKDFPFNTQSKMLSETDKAKVRDLTKEDNPVLVFFRLNDF; this is encoded by the coding sequence ATGAAGTACTGTTTTATTATTTTTATTTTGATAGGTCTTCTTGGTTGCTCCCGAAAGAAAGAAACCAATGAACGATATTCTGATGAACAAATTTCCTCTCTTCATCTGGAGAAAACAAGGGTTTTGGTATCCGAAAAGGATTCTTTGATACGGATAGATCTTAATCAATTTTATGGAAAAAAGAATTTCGATTTTCAATCCTTGGTGAAGGAGGTTCGTCTGGTACCTTTGGAAACTATTGAGGAGAGCTTGGTAGATGTGATTTATAAGGTATTACCTACAGCAACCAATATTTATGTATATGATAGGTATAAGGGAGGAGGTATCGTTATTTTTGACCAGAAAGGTAAATTTGTTAAAAGAATCCCAAATGGTCAAGGGCCTGGTGAGTTGAGTCGCTTGTACGATATTGATTTTGATGAGGAAAACGATCAGTTGATCGCCTATGAACATTCCTTTTTGTCCTTTTATAAACCAGATGGTGAATTCATCCGGCAAGAGCGTTTACCCTTTGGCTTTTACAATATTGTGGCCACACCAAATGGCTATTTGATTAGTACTTTGCCAGATCAAGGCAACGGACATTTTGGAGAGCTTAAGGATTTTACTTTTTGGGTGACAGACAAAAATTTCAAGGTCGTTTCAGTAGCATTACCAAGTTTTTATAATAATATTCATTATAGTTGGTATCGATACCTTTACAAAAATCAAAAAATAATGGTTACACAAAAATTCAACGATACTATCTACCAGTATGAATCAGAGGCAAATCGGCTTCAAGCAAAATACTTACTAGATTTTCAGGACAAAAAACTTCCGCAGCGTTATTTGGAAGGGAATTATGAGAAGTTTAAACGTACATTAAAAAACAATGATTATTACTTTTTTATTGGAGAATATCTGGACATAGGTGAGTTTCAGGTGATCTACCTGGAGAATTGGTATAATAACCTAAGGCCTATAATTTATAGAAATAAAAAGTCTGGTAATTTGGTCGGGGGAACGCATGGGGATATTAAGATTTCAGAATTACCTCCTATTATTTTTCCAAAAAGTGCTTATGGTAATGAATTGATTTCTTGGTATATCCCTAATAAGGATTTTCCATTCAATACGCAAAGTAAGATGCTGTCCGAGACGGACAAGGCTAAGGTACGTGACCTGACCAAAGAGGACAATCCGGTACTGGTATTCTTTAGGCTAAATGATTTTTAG
- a CDS encoding 6-bladed beta-propeller, with the protein MKNIFYTVIFLFAFGCSEKKENIDRYTEEQVSSLHLGETRVMHTVSDSLVRVDLNPILSNKVFDFQKLVKSIRLVPLETTEKSLIGPIYKVLATESHIYIYDRFKGGGLVVFDNEGRFIRRVPNGQGPGELSRLYDIDFDEENDQLIAYEHSFLSFYKPDGEFIRQERLPFGFYNIVSIPQGYLMFSTSGDGNEHMKGFEQYNFWVTDKKLKVNDVALPGQYESIKYIAYRYIFKNKEIMVSQRFNDTIYQYNAKANRLHAKYLLDFQGKKLPGRYLKGTYEEFKRTVRDDDYFFFIGEYLEAGGFQMFCLRNWYRGSMTIVYRDKNSGNLVGGTKGGFRIEDMPGMAPPQSTYKEEFISWYIPRKDFPFNTKSKMLSETDKAKVRDLTKEDNPVLVFFRLNDF; encoded by the coding sequence ATGAAAAATATTTTTTATACAGTGATTTTCTTGTTTGCATTTGGATGTTCTGAGAAAAAGGAAAATATCGACCGATATACTGAAGAGCAGGTGTCTTCCCTTCACTTAGGGGAGACGAGGGTAATGCATACGGTTAGTGACTCCTTGGTCAGGGTGGACTTGAATCCCATATTGTCAAATAAAGTATTTGATTTTCAAAAGTTAGTAAAAAGCATTCGACTTGTACCCCTTGAAACTACTGAAAAGAGCCTAATTGGTCCCATATACAAAGTTTTAGCTACCGAATCACACATTTATATTTATGATAGATTTAAGGGCGGCGGATTGGTGGTGTTTGATAATGAGGGCAGGTTTATCAGAAGGGTTCCAAATGGTCAAGGGCCTGGGGAGCTGAGTCGCTTGTACGATATTGATTTTGATGAGGAAAACGATCAGTTGATCGCCTATGAACACTCGTTTTTGTCCTTTTATAAACCAGATGGTGAGTTCATCCGGCAGGAGCGTTTGCCCTTCGGCTTTTACAATATCGTGAGCATACCACAAGGCTACTTGATGTTTTCAACCTCGGGTGATGGAAATGAGCATATGAAGGGCTTTGAACAGTATAACTTTTGGGTTACGGACAAGAAGCTTAAAGTCAATGACGTGGCACTTCCAGGTCAATATGAATCGATTAAATATATTGCCTACCGTTATATTTTCAAAAATAAGGAGATAATGGTAAGCCAAAGGTTTAACGATACCATATACCAGTATAATGCAAAGGCAAATCGGCTTCACGCAAAATACTTGTTGGACTTTCAGGGTAAAAAACTTCCTGGGCGCTATTTGAAAGGGACTTATGAGGAGTTTAAACGTACAGTAAGAGATGATGATTATTTCTTTTTTATAGGAGAATATTTGGAGGCGGGTGGTTTTCAAATGTTTTGTTTAAGAAACTGGTACAGGGGCAGTATGACTATCGTTTATCGAGATAAAAACTCAGGTAACTTGGTAGGTGGGACCAAAGGAGGCTTTAGGATTGAAGATATGCCGGGCATGGCTCCTCCCCAAAGCACTTACAAAGAAGAGTTTATCTCTTGGTATATTCCCAGAAAGGATTTTCCTTTTAATACGAAAAGTAAGATGCTGTCCGAGACGGACAAGGCTAAGGTACGTG